The window GGGGCGTGGGCCGGACCCTGATCGCGTACGCCGCGGACCGGGCTCGCGAACAGGGCCTGGCCGCCCTCACGCTGACCACCTTCGCGGAGGTCCCCTGGAACGCGCCCTACTACGAGCGTCTCGGCTTCCGCGTCCTGGCCGGACCCGAACTCACCCCGGGGCTGCGGCGCATCCGGGCCGCGGAGGCCGAGCACGGTCTCGACCGCTGGCCCCGGGTGTGCATGCACCGGGCCACGGAGCCGGCCGGACAGCGGCCGACTCCCTAGGGGGTGTCGCGGACGTCCGCGTCCGCGAACTTCTCCCGCAGCTCGATCTTCCGCACCTTCCCGGACACCGTCATCGGGAAGGACTCCATGATCCGCAGCCGGCTGGGCACCTTGTAGTGCGCCAGCCGGCCCTCGCAGAAGGCCCGCAGCTCCTCCGGCGTCGGCGGGTCGCCGGGGTCGCGCGGGATGACGCAGGCGAGCACCTCCTCGCCGTACCGCTCATGGGCCACGCCCACCACCTGCACGTCCGCGATCTTCGGATGCGCGTACAGGAACTCCTCGATCTCGCGCGGGTAGATGTTCTCGCCACCCCGGATGATCAT of the Streptomyces aurantiacus genome contains:
- a CDS encoding GNAT family N-acetyltransferase: MTVRVATTADLPVLQDIERAAGEPFRLFGMPEVADDEPPPLDVLERFTQAGHAWVAEDATGGPVAYLIGEPVDGAFHIEQVSVHPDAAHRGVGRTLIAYAADRAREQGLAALTLTTFAEVPWNAPYYERLGFRVLAGPELTPGLRRIRAAEAEHGLDRWPRVCMHRATEPAGQRPTP